In Chitinivibrionales bacterium, the following proteins share a genomic window:
- a CDS encoding sugar ABC transporter permease codes for MNGTWLKGKSARILELWPLLPAAAYLVGFLIIVGTYLIGLSLSFEKSGALVFPSVGTFASVFTRPDFSRALLDTTLFVLVGTPLELAAGFFLALILYQSFRFRNFIRSLFLIPLAIPALVTATLLFILFDYPGGHVNHFLLGHYGIVPSLLSVPVNWRGSEALALGISMLGKVWRDMPISMLILLSGLNAIDPELFDAARAMGAGLRRRIWHVVLPLMIPSISAVVLLRSIEMWKEFIFPFILAGKYNLLGTLIESLYNDWGNSYGAAAVAIVMVLCIVITTVLFLSVMELIKRNLVRS; via the coding sequence ATGAATGGAACGTGGCTAAAAGGAAAAAGTGCACGGATCCTCGAGTTGTGGCCGCTGCTTCCGGCAGCGGCCTACCTTGTGGGTTTTCTCATCATTGTTGGAACATACCTGATCGGGTTGAGTTTGTCGTTCGAAAAAAGCGGCGCGCTGGTGTTCCCGTCGGTAGGCACCTTCGCGTCGGTTTTTACCAGGCCCGATTTCAGCCGCGCCCTTCTTGACACAACTCTTTTTGTTCTCGTGGGAACGCCGCTCGAACTTGCGGCCGGATTTTTCCTCGCGCTCATCCTGTACCAAAGTTTCAGGTTCAGGAATTTCATCAGGAGCCTGTTTTTAATCCCCCTGGCGATTCCCGCGCTCGTCACCGCAACGCTGCTGTTCATCCTTTTCGACTATCCGGGCGGACACGTCAACCATTTCCTTTTGGGCCACTATGGCATCGTTCCGTCCCTGCTGAGCGTTCCGGTGAACTGGCGCGGCTCCGAGGCTTTAGCGCTCGGCATATCGATGCTTGGAAAGGTATGGCGGGACATGCCGATTTCCATGCTCATCCTGCTCTCGGGCCTCAATGCCATCGATCCCGAGCTGTTCGACGCGGCAAGGGCCATGGGCGCCGGTTTACGGAGAAGAATCTGGCACGTGGTGCTGCCGCTCATGATACCGTCAATCTCGGCGGTCGTGCTTCTCCGCTCGATCGAGATGTGGAAGGAATTCATCTTTCCCTTTATCCTTGCCGGCAAATACAACTTGCTCGGCACGCTCATCGAATCATTGTATAATGACTGGGGGAACTCCTATGGCGCGGCGGCCGTCGCGATTGTCATGGTGCTTTGCATCGTCATCACCACGGTGCTGTTCCTGTCGGTCATGGAATTGATAAAAAGAAACCTGGTAAGAAGCTAG